The sequence below is a genomic window from Clostridium sp. BJN0001.
GGAAAATGAAAAGTTTTTAAAAAAGATAAATAGCTATATAATGCATATTAAAAAAGAAAGATTTCTTTTAAGAGATAGAAAAATATACAAGTATTTTAAATGTCCAAATTGCAAACAGAAATTAAGAATACCAAGAGGTCAGGGAAAGGTTACAATAACATGCCCAAAATGCAAACATACTTTTAAGGGAAAGGCATAATTTGAGAAAAGTACCGTATTTTTATAAAAAGATTGTATTTTAATTAGAAATGTTTTTAGAAAAGTTTAAAGAAAGAGAGGAGATACTCGAAAATTATAGTATGTATAAAAAGAAAATGGGGGAATAAATAAGATGAAAAAAATGGGAAAGAAATTAATAGCATTAACAGCAGTTTTTGCGTGTTTAATGTCATTTTTGCCACTACCGTTTAATAATAATGGTACTTCTGTAAAAGCAGCGAATGCTCCTGATAACATAACAGTAACTGCTGATAATCAGACGGTAGAGCAAAGCGTAACAGACGATGGAGGACAGCTTGTCAAAAGTAACGACTGGGCAAACAGTTTTGTTGTAAGTGTTGATACATCTGATGTACTTTCAGAGAGTGAACTTAACTCACAGGTTGCAGTAGGTGAAACTGGAGTTCTTGAAAGAAAAATAATAATTAAATCAATAGATGGAATCGATGTTACTCAGAATGTAGATGGAACATATCAGATGGCTCAGGAAATAGGATGCAGTATTGAGGAAAAGCCAGCTAATAAGAAGATGACAATTATAATTAAAAATCTTCCTCTTGGAATGAATACAATTGAGTATGTAATTCAGGAAAAACAGGCAAAAAATGAAGGTCTTGATGATTCTGGAATTCAAAACAGCTATAGGTTTTCTACATCAACTGTAAATACAAATAGTGCAGATCCACTTCCAAATAAGCTTTATATAGAACATGGTAATAGCTACGTTCAAAATAAGATAAGCTCAATAGATTTTGATGCATATATAGGTCAAAAAGCAGCTTATAGAGAAGATAGTACAGATAATACAGTACCATTTTTATATACTATTCCTGGTATATCAGATGAGGAATGTAAATTAAAATATAGTCTTTATGCTTCAGATAAAGTTGATGAAATGTCATATCATATGAACTTTGGTAGTTCATCTAT
It includes:
- a CDS encoding zinc-ribbon domain-containing protein, coding for MNFFRRFMQGRYGFDALSLGLLFMCALISMIVKILPESLNFLLSLSFIPLIFYFYRIFSRDIYKRRMENEKFLKKINSYIMHIKKERFLLRDRKIYKYFKCPNCKQKLRIPRGQGKVTITCPKCKHTFKGKA